The following are encoded in a window of Arctopsyche grandis isolate Sample6627 chromosome 2, ASM5162203v2, whole genome shotgun sequence genomic DNA:
- the LOC143922979 gene encoding uncharacterized protein CG1161, giving the protein MTSKGLVLISLLLICVLGATAQSYDDRRCKCVCPSPSAVINSTQGSHSDRKLYIANVPPNKCNCDGVILPRVGEDIKGKEQEFCPRCECIYENRNTTIIMVVVIIVIWVIMLLVVYMGFLICLDPLLNKRTKASYQEHTNEDDDGFISPGGSAHPMGVRGNVLNRVGHQQDKWKQQVREQRRNIYDRHTMLN; this is encoded by the exons ATGACATCCAAAGGGCTTGTCCTGATCAGTCTGCTGCTGATTTGCGTCCTGGGAGCAACG GCCCAATCGTACGACGATAGACGTTGCAAATGCGTCTGCCCGAGTCCATCTGCCGTAATCAACAGCACCCAAGGATCTCACTCCGATCGTAAACTATACATTGCAAATGTGCCACCGAATAAATG caATTGCGATGGTGTGATATTACCACGCGTAGGAGAGGACATCAAAGGTAAAGAACAAGAATTCTGTCCCCGCTGTGAATGCATTTACGAAAACCGCAACACAACTATCATTATG GTCGTCGTCATTATCGTGATATGGGTGATCATGCTTTTGGTCGTGTATATGGGATTCTTGATATGTTTGGACCCGTTGTTGAACAAACGGACGAAGGCGTCCTATCAAGAGCACACCAACGAAGAC GACGACGGATTTATCAGTCCCGGCGGATCGGCTCATCCGATGGGCGTAAGAGGGAACGTACTTAACAGGGTCGGCCACCAGCAGGACAAGTGGAAACAGCAAGTCCGCGAGCAACGAAGAAACATATACGACAGACACACGATGCTGAATTAA